In Deinococcus maricopensis DSM 21211, one genomic interval encodes:
- a CDS encoding GGDEF domain-containing protein, translated as MPVRPARPRLDPHVEFQRHALLSIIAIAFVTSVVTLGVALTLGWNVGDRLGLTILTLKNAALLAWLLWRREQGHAVAVGIVYFVTLAATGLWKFHDALLVQQAANGLGHYSYWLPLAYLVPFLVFRPAWALGSTLTVFAALLGMGVAFWVSPVIPEATKTAHVALLVQMYLTHVTFLSFLALHDVLLRRYVRTVQQARSEALLANLDALTGLPNRRQLLTWLGEHVPVQTDAPLSVILFDLDHFKRVNDTFGHDVGDDVLRATAAVMGGALRRETPFGRWGGEEFLVVLPGADVAHAQAVAERVRSALASGPMTRAGRVTASFGVTQAQPGESVEGVLKRADDALYAAKHAGRDQVLAA; from the coding sequence ATGCCCGTCCGCCCTGCACGGCCGCGTCTCGATCCGCACGTGGAGTTCCAACGCCACGCGCTGCTGTCGATCATCGCCATTGCGTTCGTGACGTCCGTGGTGACGCTCGGCGTGGCCCTGACGCTCGGCTGGAACGTCGGGGACCGGCTGGGCCTGACGATTCTCACCCTCAAGAACGCCGCGCTGCTGGCGTGGCTGCTGTGGCGGCGTGAGCAGGGGCACGCCGTGGCGGTCGGCATCGTGTACTTCGTGACGCTCGCCGCGACCGGCCTCTGGAAGTTCCACGACGCCCTGCTGGTGCAGCAGGCCGCGAACGGCCTGGGGCACTACTCGTACTGGCTGCCGCTGGCGTACCTGGTGCCGTTCCTGGTGTTCCGTCCGGCGTGGGCGCTCGGCTCGACGTTGACGGTGTTCGCCGCGCTGCTCGGCATGGGCGTGGCGTTCTGGGTGTCGCCGGTCATTCCGGAAGCGACCAAGACGGCGCACGTGGCGCTACTCGTGCAGATGTACCTGACGCACGTGACGTTCCTGAGCTTCCTGGCGCTGCACGACGTGCTGCTCCGACGGTACGTGCGCACGGTGCAGCAGGCGCGCAGCGAAGCGCTCCTCGCGAACCTGGACGCCCTCACGGGCCTGCCGAACCGCCGCCAGCTGCTCACGTGGCTGGGCGAGCACGTACCGGTCCAGACGGACGCGCCCTTGAGCGTGATCCTGTTCGACCTGGACCACTTCAAGCGCGTGAACGACACGTTCGGGCACGACGTCGGTGACGACGTGCTGCGCGCGACCGCCGCCGTCATGGGCGGGGCGCTGCGGCGCGAAACGCCGTTCGGCCGCTGGGGCGGCGAGGAGTTCCTGGTGGTGCTGCCCGGCGCGGACGTCGCGCACGCGCAGGCCGTCGCGGAGCGCGTGCGTTCCGCCCTGGCAAGCGGGCCGATGACGCGCGCCGGGCGGGTCACCGCGAGTTTCGGGGTGACGCAGGCCCAGCCCGGCGAAAGTGTGGAAGGCGTCCTGAAGCGCGCCGACGACGCGCTCTACGCCGCGAAGCACGCGGGCCGCGATCAGGTGCTGGCCGCCTGA
- a CDS encoding PAS domain S-box protein, with amino-acid sequence MTYPHPHPSSAALPGSLWQALVEHTPTLTMLLSPGGAVRYVSPSVTDLLGHAAATLLTEFTPHLHASDLPHLRACLQRAHTDTHAVRLSPFRVRHALGHWVWLEGSLSNLTAHPDVGALVVQVQPTQDRVQALERVEVLLGITAALSGCVTPGEAIHAVLHQGLRALGADAGGVLLLSEAGQHLELAGQLHYPDDIVRMLQCVPLDAPLLVAEVARDGRARYYTERQYAARYPHLQGTRPDGARSAAALPLVVQGRVIGAVGLTFHQDRTFSSDDQTFMETLAHQCAQAIDRTRLAQLMEQRTRRERTLTQYSTDVVTILGLDGTLLYCSPSVARVIGLNAPSLNEVLARVHPEDHAAVLATYHAAAEQPGATLQVTYRFRHGEGHWVWLEAHLVNQGQDPTVGGIVITTHDVTAREQSTELLARSEAAFQQLFTANPLPMWVFDRQTLRFLAVNDAAIWHYGYPREAFLNMRLTDIRAPEEHDDLQRRVEELELTSGLRMYAQHRLRTGARIDVQACYHQLDFGGVPAAFGVIEDVTAQRAAQRALEDSEQRYRLLSENAPSLIRRFRRDGACVYASSAARTLLGHEPSDLIGLDVCHTVHPDDLPGVMEAAARAFEDPSRFEPQTYRMRRQDGTHVWVETTMRAIIDPNTNELLEYQASTVDISARQAAEAEVQEQLRRYRDLLSLTGALEQPRAPECVAQEALERCLALTEYTHGYVVELKGEEIVTTATRGGDAAAMQRAVQRIAARQHLTVIREALRAQQPFFAEQHAPTQADVHAGHFPNFCLLPLTGMENMQAALVFVRAGQDTGVREETRSLLTIVADRVRHAFERSMHLQDLQVSRHETLRALGLALEYRDYETKGHTDRVLRWTERLGTALGVRDDDLDALRWGALLHDTGKVAMPDGILLKPGRLTPEEFEVIKRHPVIGFEMLEHIPSLPATTLDVVLYHQERWNGSGYPTARAGHDIPLAARIFAVVDVYDALTSERPYKHAWTHEAATEQLRADAGVLLDPQIVEAFLALFDPVSTA; translated from the coding sequence ATGACGTACCCGCATCCGCACCCTTCGTCTGCTGCGCTGCCCGGTTCTCTCTGGCAGGCGCTGGTCGAGCACACCCCCACCCTGACGATGCTGCTCTCGCCGGGCGGAGCGGTCCGCTACGTCAGCCCCAGCGTCACGGACCTGCTTGGCCACGCCGCAGCCACGCTGCTCACCGAGTTCACGCCGCACCTGCACGCCAGCGACCTGCCGCACCTGCGCGCGTGCCTGCAGCGCGCCCACACGGACACGCACGCCGTGCGCCTCTCCCCGTTCCGCGTGCGCCACGCGCTCGGCCACTGGGTGTGGCTCGAAGGCAGCCTGTCGAACCTCACGGCGCACCCGGACGTGGGCGCGCTCGTCGTGCAGGTGCAGCCCACGCAGGACCGCGTGCAGGCGCTCGAACGCGTCGAGGTGCTGCTCGGCATCACCGCGGCGCTGTCCGGCTGCGTCACGCCCGGCGAGGCCATCCACGCGGTCCTGCATCAGGGCCTGCGGGCCCTCGGCGCGGATGCCGGCGGGGTCCTGCTCCTCAGCGAGGCCGGTCAGCACCTCGAACTCGCCGGGCAACTCCACTACCCGGACGACATCGTCCGCATGCTGCAGTGCGTCCCGCTGGACGCCCCCCTGCTCGTCGCGGAAGTTGCCCGTGACGGCCGCGCGCGCTACTACACCGAACGCCAGTACGCCGCGCGGTACCCGCACCTGCAAGGCACCCGCCCGGACGGCGCGCGCAGCGCCGCGGCCCTGCCGCTGGTGGTGCAGGGCCGCGTCATTGGCGCCGTCGGCCTGACCTTCCACCAGGACCGCACCTTCTCGTCCGACGACCAGACGTTCATGGAGACGCTCGCCCACCAGTGCGCGCAGGCCATCGACCGCACGCGCCTCGCGCAGCTGATGGAGCAGCGCACGCGGCGCGAACGCACGCTGACGCAGTACAGCACCGACGTGGTCACGATCCTCGGCCTGGACGGCACGCTGCTGTACTGCAGCCCGTCCGTGGCGCGCGTCATCGGCCTGAACGCGCCGTCACTCAATGAAGTGCTCGCCCGCGTGCACCCCGAGGACCACGCCGCCGTGCTCGCCACGTACCACGCGGCCGCCGAGCAACCCGGCGCGACCCTGCAGGTCACGTACCGCTTCCGGCACGGCGAGGGCCACTGGGTGTGGCTGGAAGCGCACCTCGTGAACCAGGGGCAGGACCCCACGGTCGGCGGCATCGTGATCACCACGCACGATGTGACCGCACGCGAACAGTCAACGGAACTGCTCGCGCGCAGCGAGGCAGCGTTCCAGCAGCTGTTCACGGCCAACCCCCTCCCGATGTGGGTGTTCGACCGTCAGACCCTGCGGTTCCTCGCGGTCAACGACGCGGCCATCTGGCATTACGGCTACCCGCGAGAGGCGTTCCTGAACATGCGCCTGACGGACATCCGCGCACCCGAAGAGCACGACGACCTGCAGCGGCGCGTGGAGGAACTGGAGCTCACGAGCGGCCTCAGGATGTACGCCCAGCACCGACTGCGCACCGGCGCGCGCATCGACGTGCAGGCCTGCTACCACCAGCTCGACTTCGGCGGGGTACCCGCCGCGTTCGGCGTGATCGAGGACGTCACGGCGCAGCGGGCGGCGCAGCGCGCGCTGGAGGACAGCGAGCAGCGCTACCGCCTGCTGTCCGAGAACGCCCCCAGCCTGATCCGGCGCTTCCGGCGGGACGGCGCGTGCGTGTACGCGAGCAGCGCCGCCCGCACCCTGCTCGGCCACGAACCGAGCGACCTGATCGGCCTGGACGTGTGCCACACCGTGCACCCGGACGACCTGCCGGGCGTGATGGAAGCCGCGGCGCGCGCCTTCGAGGACCCGTCGCGGTTCGAGCCGCAGACGTACCGCATGCGCCGGCAGGACGGCACGCACGTGTGGGTCGAAACGACCATGCGCGCCATCATCGACCCGAACACGAACGAACTGCTGGAGTACCAGGCGTCCACGGTCGACATCAGTGCCCGCCAGGCCGCCGAAGCGGAAGTGCAGGAGCAGCTGCGCCGCTACCGCGACCTGCTCAGCCTGACGGGCGCGCTGGAACAGCCGCGCGCGCCGGAATGCGTGGCGCAGGAAGCGCTGGAACGCTGCCTGGCCCTCACGGAATACACGCACGGGTACGTCGTGGAACTGAAAGGTGAGGAGATCGTCACGACCGCCACGCGCGGCGGGGATGCCGCGGCCATGCAGCGCGCCGTCCAGCGGATCGCCGCGCGTCAGCACCTGACGGTGATCCGCGAGGCCCTCCGCGCGCAGCAGCCGTTCTTCGCGGAGCAGCACGCGCCCACGCAGGCGGACGTGCACGCCGGGCACTTCCCGAACTTCTGCCTGCTGCCCCTCACCGGCATGGAGAACATGCAGGCCGCCCTCGTGTTCGTGCGCGCCGGGCAGGACACGGGCGTGCGCGAGGAAACCCGCAGCCTGCTGACGATCGTCGCGGACCGCGTGCGGCACGCGTTCGAGCGCAGCATGCACCTGCAGGACCTTCAGGTGTCCCGGCACGAGACGCTGCGCGCGCTCGGCCTCGCGCTGGAGTACCGCGACTACGAAACCAAGGGGCACACCGACCGCGTGCTCCGCTGGACGGAACGCCTCGGCACGGCCCTCGGCGTGCGCGACGACGACCTGGACGCGCTGCGCTGGGGGGCGCTGCTGCACGACACCGGCAAGGTCGCCATGCCGGACGGCATCCTGCTCAAGCCCGGCCGGCTCACGCCCGAGGAGTTCGAGGTCATCAAACGCCACCCCGTCATCGGCTTCGAGATGCTCGAACACATCCCCAGCCTGCCCGCCACCACCCTGGACGTCGTCCTGTACCACCAGGAACGCTGGAACGGCAGCGGCTACCCGACCGCGCGTGCCGGGCATGACATCCCCCTCGCCGCGCGGATCTTCGCGGTCGTGGACGTGTACGACGCCCTCACCAGCGAACGCCCGTACAAGCACGCCTGGACGCACGAGGCCGCCACCGAACAGCTCCGCGCGGACGCCGGCGTGCTCCTCGACCCGCAAATCGTCGAGGCGTTCCTCGCCCTGTTTGACCCCGTGAGCACCGCATGA
- a CDS encoding GGDEF domain-containing protein, with product MTAQNDLPALERAVREVEWLCALEDVRALSAAQDTLHLAQTLHAPAHEVRVRLAVAWTLLDQDPHAAGEDVERAAALAAPLNDAALTAHVECMAARVALSQGDAPTVLGTARRALAAAEAAEHAEHCAHAHSLIGVALLMMGDYAHALLHHQEVLKHLGRVTSPSLRACLLCDIGANFNDFGTPEDARAFLEQALAVADEHQLRFSRVMTRENLGRTLMQLGQCDNGARLLHEGLDAALHEGIPRWEAYFRSTIGEVDLERGRVDAAYAQLTRAAHVADDVSDAYLTTTVYSVLGRVLRALGRLDEARTHLERALADATQAELLGPAKNAHRALSDVLAEQGAYREALTHFQQYHDLAMKVQVEEVRRHTQLLQVQRELELERSSVQAQRRLNEELQRANAQVQEHATELARLAREDALTGVANRRHFMDHLTLQARHAPTFAAIVLDADHFKSINDQFGHPTGDEVLRVIGRVLQQHVRAGDVVARLGGEEFGVLLLDADRARALDVAERIRAALATHPWADVAPGAHVTVSAGVAHATEVDSPDALIALADRRLYQAKQGGRDRVV from the coding sequence ATGACCGCCCAGAATGACCTTCCCGCCCTGGAACGCGCCGTCCGCGAGGTCGAGTGGCTGTGCGCCCTGGAGGACGTACGCGCCCTGAGCGCCGCGCAGGACACCCTGCACCTCGCGCAGACCCTGCACGCCCCCGCGCACGAGGTCCGCGTGCGCCTCGCGGTCGCGTGGACGCTGCTCGACCAGGACCCGCACGCCGCCGGCGAGGACGTGGAGCGCGCCGCCGCGCTCGCCGCGCCCCTGAACGACGCGGCGCTCACCGCGCACGTGGAATGCATGGCCGCGCGCGTCGCCCTCAGCCAGGGCGACGCGCCCACCGTCCTCGGCACCGCCCGCCGCGCCCTCGCCGCCGCCGAAGCCGCCGAGCACGCCGAGCACTGCGCGCACGCGCACAGCCTGATCGGCGTGGCCCTGCTCATGATGGGCGATTACGCGCACGCGCTGCTGCACCACCAGGAGGTCCTCAAGCACCTCGGGCGCGTGACGTCGCCGTCCCTGCGGGCCTGCCTGCTGTGCGACATCGGCGCGAACTTCAACGACTTCGGCACGCCCGAGGACGCCCGCGCGTTCCTGGAGCAGGCGCTCGCCGTCGCCGACGAGCACCAGCTGCGCTTCTCGCGCGTCATGACGCGCGAGAACCTCGGGCGGACCCTGATGCAGCTCGGGCAGTGCGACAATGGCGCGCGCCTGCTGCACGAGGGCCTCGACGCGGCCCTGCACGAAGGCATTCCCCGCTGGGAAGCGTACTTCCGCTCCACCATCGGCGAAGTCGACCTGGAACGCGGCCGCGTGGACGCCGCGTACGCGCAGCTCACGCGCGCGGCCCACGTCGCCGACGACGTGAGCGACGCGTACCTCACCACCACGGTGTACAGCGTCCTGGGCCGCGTGCTGCGCGCGCTGGGCCGCCTCGACGAGGCGCGCACGCACCTGGAACGGGCCCTCGCGGACGCCACGCAGGCCGAACTGCTCGGCCCCGCGAAAAACGCACACCGCGCCCTCAGCGACGTCCTCGCCGAGCAGGGCGCGTACCGCGAGGCGCTCACGCACTTCCAGCAGTACCACGACCTCGCCATGAAGGTGCAGGTCGAGGAGGTCCGCCGTCACACGCAGCTGCTGCAGGTGCAGCGTGAACTGGAACTGGAACGCAGCAGCGTTCAGGCGCAGCGCCGCCTGAACGAGGAACTGCAGCGCGCGAACGCGCAGGTGCAGGAACACGCCACGGAACTGGCCCGCCTCGCGCGGGAGGACGCCCTGACCGGTGTGGCGAACCGTCGGCACTTCATGGACCACCTGACCCTCCAGGCGCGGCACGCGCCGACCTTCGCGGCGATCGTCCTCGACGCGGACCACTTCAAGAGCATCAACGACCAGTTCGGGCACCCGACCGGCGACGAGGTCCTGCGCGTGATCGGCCGGGTCCTGCAGCAGCACGTCCGCGCCGGCGACGTCGTCGCGCGCCTCGGCGGTGAGGAATTCGGCGTGCTGCTGCTCGACGCGGACCGTGCGCGCGCCCTGGACGTCGCCGAACGCATCCGCGCCGCGCTCGCCACGCACCCGTGGGCGGACGTTGCGCCCGGCGCGCACGTGACCGTGAGTGCCGGCGTCGCGCACGCCACCGAGGTGGACTCGCCCGACGCGCTCATCGCCCTCGCGGACCGCCGCTTGTACCAGGCGAAACAGGGTGGCCGCGACCGCGTCGTGTGA
- the prfB gene encoding peptide chain release factor 2 (programmed frameshift), producing MQELLEKLAALREYLDIPGKTRRLNELDKELEDPNLWNDQERARRVTQEATTLRRVTEGYASLSSDAQGLSEMLDIASDDEKEMLEEEQASIQQRVDDLYRETLFTMKHSEAPAIIRIKSGAGGTESQDWAGMLMRMYIRWAERRGFKTEILDQQDGEQAGITSAEFIVRGDRAYGMMAPEHGVHRLVRVSPFDSNNRRHTSFASVDIVPEVPEEQIDIHVPDSDVRVDVYRSQGAGGQGVNTTDSAVRVTHLPTGLMVAIQVTRSQIKNREMAFQILKQRLYDIEVKKREAEEMKARGEQKAIEWGSQIRSYVLDKQYVKDHRTGVMRHDTGNVLDGDIEEYMWAGLEWLAGKRAAENNDDE from the exons ATGCAGGAACTGCTTGAGAAGCTGGCGGCACTCCGGGAGTATCTT GACATTCCCGGCAAAACACGCCGCCTGAACGAACTCGACAAGGAACTCGAAGACCCGAACCTCTGGAACGACCAGGAGCGCGCGCGGCGCGTGACGCAGGAAGCCACCACCCTGCGCCGCGTCACCGAAGGGTACGCCAGCCTGTCCAGTGACGCACAGGGCCTCTCAGAAATGCTGGACATCGCCAGCGACGACGAAAAAGAGATGCTCGAGGAGGAACAGGCGAGCATTCAGCAGCGCGTGGACGACCTGTACCGTGAAACGCTGTTCACCATGAAGCACAGCGAGGCGCCCGCCATCATCCGCATCAAGAGCGGCGCGGGCGGCACCGAGTCGCAGGACTGGGCGGGCATGCTGATGCGCATGTACATCCGCTGGGCGGAACGGCGCGGCTTCAAAACCGAAATCCTCGACCAGCAGGACGGCGAACAGGCCGGCATCACCAGCGCGGAATTCATCGTGCGCGGCGACCGCGCGTACGGCATGATGGCCCCCGAGCACGGCGTGCACCGCCTCGTGCGCGTCAGCCCGTTCGACAGCAACAACCGCCGTCACACGTCGTTCGCGTCCGTCGACATCGTGCCGGAAGTGCCGGAAGAGCAGATCGACATTCACGTACCCGACAGTGACGTGCGCGTGGACGTGTACCGCTCGCAGGGCGCGGGCGGTCAGGGCGTCAACACGACCGACTCCGCCGTTCGCGTGACCCACCTGCCGACGGGCCTGATGGTCGCCATCCAGGTGACCCGCAGCCAGATCAAGAACCGCGAAATGGCCTTCCAGATCCTCAAGCAGCGCCTCTACGACATTGAAGTCAAGAAGCGCGAAGCGGAGGAAATGAAGGCACGCGGCGAGCAGAAGGCCATCGAGTGGGGCAGCCAGATCCGCTCGTACGTGCTCGACAAGCAGTACGTGAAGGACCACCGCACGGGCGTGATGCGCCACGACACCGGCAACGTCCTCGACGGCGACATCGAGGAGTACATGTGGGCTGGCCTGGAGTGGCTGGCGGGGAAACGCGCCGCCGAGAACAACGACGACGAATAA
- a CDS encoding glutathionylspermidine synthase family protein, with translation MQRLTLPERPDWPARLERVGMDWYAATPEHPVPYWAEDACYAFTPAEITRIQADAARLARAVLDATDHAIERGLLGALGLPEFLHGAVRDSWERDDPTVYMRLDLALDADGQVHLLEVNGQTPTSLVEAAVCQWHWLEDRQARGELPGATQWNTVHEALLEQWGHLRSARGVQHVHFAAAHGAHEDFATVQYLRDLATQADLSTSYLDVEDVGASPDRAFLLDRQERDMTHLMWLWPFEFAWEEAFAPHLARTHTRFVEPLWKAVTSSKGLLAVLSDLYAGTRGILHASLHVGDVDGPVVRKPLFSREGQNVTITGMHAQETHGAYADLRVIEQAYVELPTFTAQDGPRYPILGVWVAGDEVCGLGVREGRSRVTDNRASFVPHVVHP, from the coding sequence GTGCAGCGCCTGACGCTGCCGGAACGGCCGGACTGGCCCGCCCGACTCGAACGCGTCGGCATGGACTGGTACGCGGCCACCCCCGAGCACCCCGTGCCGTACTGGGCGGAAGACGCGTGCTACGCCTTCACGCCTGCGGAAATCACCCGAATTCAGGCGGACGCCGCGCGGCTCGCGCGGGCGGTGCTGGACGCCACCGACCACGCCATCGAACGCGGCCTGCTGGGCGCACTCGGCCTGCCGGAATTCCTGCACGGCGCTGTGCGGGACAGCTGGGAGCGAGACGACCCGACCGTGTACATGCGCCTCGACCTCGCCCTCGACGCGGACGGCCAGGTGCACCTGCTGGAAGTGAACGGGCAGACGCCCACGAGCCTCGTGGAAGCGGCCGTGTGCCAGTGGCACTGGCTTGAGGACCGCCAGGCGCGCGGTGAGCTGCCGGGCGCCACACAGTGGAACACCGTGCATGAGGCGCTGCTGGAGCAGTGGGGGCACCTGCGCAGCGCGCGGGGGGTGCAGCACGTGCACTTCGCGGCGGCGCACGGCGCGCACGAGGATTTCGCCACGGTGCAGTACCTGCGGGACCTCGCCACGCAGGCGGACCTCTCCACCTCGTACCTCGACGTGGAAGACGTAGGCGCGTCCCCTGACCGCGCGTTCCTGCTGGACCGCCAGGAACGCGACATGACGCACCTGATGTGGCTGTGGCCATTCGAATTCGCGTGGGAAGAAGCGTTCGCGCCGCACCTCGCCCGCACCCACACACGCTTCGTGGAACCGCTCTGGAAGGCCGTCACGAGCAGCAAGGGTCTCCTGGCGGTCCTCAGCGACCTGTACGCGGGCACGCGCGGCATTCTCCACGCCTCCCTGCACGTCGGTGACGTGGACGGCCCTGTCGTGCGCAAACCGCTGTTCTCCCGCGAGGGCCAGAACGTGACCATCACCGGCATGCACGCGCAGGAAACGCACGGCGCGTACGCAGACCTGCGCGTCATCGAGCAGGCGTACGTGGAGCTCCCCACATTCACCGCCCAGGACGGGCCACGCTACCCCATCCTGGGGGTCTGGGTTGCCGGGGATGAGGTGTGCGGCCTCGGCGTCCGCGAAGGCCGCTCGCGCGTGACCGACAACCGCGCCTCATTCGTGCCACACGTGGTCCACCCATGA
- a CDS encoding recombinase family protein: MTDSPTPLAYIRSNSFTTSATVDLNAQRQLLTSHAQAVGLPTPQFFDDHTRPGTPDVRPGLEALLSSLQPKQLVITPSLATIGQRDAAHTLALLDRITAILAHLLTLQEHIDTRDPSTMDLRAILQALDHIQREYSSTRNLAERVQAIKQGAFPLGEQNLPYVYTKDAEGQIILDAKARDAARQIFLLKPGRGVKQLSEELARQGISTPTGGTSWAPNVLRNILINTAYKSKLVYGQKTYPDEPDRPSAGQRGRMGGSATRRLAEDFRQLTRQIPPHGAPQVRVRCVADWRNRPHATRRGTVSVLRVPA, translated from the coding sequence ATGACTGACTCTCCGACCCCCCTCGCCTACATCCGCAGCAATTCCTTCACAACCAGCGCCACCGTCGACCTGAATGCGCAACGTCAGTTATTGACCTCCCATGCCCAAGCGGTTGGCCTGCCGACACCACAGTTCTTCGACGACCACACCCGCCCCGGCACCCCAGATGTACGCCCAGGGCTCGAAGCTCTTCTATCTTCCCTCCAACCCAAACAGTTGGTCATCACACCCAGCCTCGCCACTATTGGACAGCGGGATGCGGCGCACACACTTGCGCTACTGGACCGCATTACCGCCATCCTGGCCCACTTACTCACACTCCAAGAACACATCGATACACGCGACCCAAGCACGATGGATCTCCGAGCAATCCTGCAGGCGCTTGATCACATCCAGCGTGAATACAGCAGCACCCGCAACCTCGCAGAACGCGTGCAAGCAATTAAGCAAGGCGCCTTCCCGCTCGGCGAGCAGAACCTTCCATACGTATACACCAAAGACGCTGAAGGACAGATCATCCTCGATGCGAAAGCGCGAGACGCGGCCCGTCAAATCTTCCTGCTCAAACCCGGACGCGGGGTCAAACAACTCAGTGAGGAACTCGCGCGCCAGGGCATCTCCACACCCACCGGCGGGACCTCTTGGGCGCCCAACGTGCTGCGCAACATCCTGATTAACACTGCCTACAAAAGCAAATTGGTTTACGGTCAGAAGACATACCCAGATGAACCTGACCGTCCCAGCGCTGGTCAGCGAGGACGAATGGGCGGTAGCGCAACTCGACGCCTGGCAGAAGACTTCCGTCAGCTCACCAGACAAATACCCCCTCACGGGGCACCTCAAGTGCGCGTGCGGTGCGTCGCTGATTGGCGCAATCGGCCGCATGCAACCCGGAGGGGTACGGTATCAGTACTACGCGTGCCTGCCTGA
- a CDS encoding type II secretion system protein — protein MIKNKTSGFTLLELLIVIAIIGVLASLLVPALIGAQKRSYDAGAQACAKSIQTAQGIAQVDNRTFLLIGGGADKLNRSTDGINPACLLPDVFIKERSSAADIVSAYTIDVWDRRGSKVFTITPQSFIPNAPGATAFSNTGAGSSNMP, from the coding sequence ATGATCAAAAACAAGACTTCTGGGTTTACATTGCTGGAACTTCTGATTGTCATCGCAATCATCGGGGTGCTTGCCAGCCTTTTGGTGCCCGCTTTGATTGGCGCACAAAAACGTTCGTACGATGCAGGAGCGCAAGCCTGCGCGAAGAGCATTCAGACCGCCCAAGGCATTGCACAGGTGGATAACCGGACGTTTCTCCTTATTGGCGGTGGCGCAGATAAATTGAACCGTAGTACAGACGGTATAAATCCTGCCTGCCTACTCCCGGATGTCTTCATCAAAGAGCGTAGTAGCGCCGCAGACATCGTTTCGGCGTATACGATCGACGTCTGGGATCGTCGTGGCAGCAAGGTATTCACGATCACCCCACAGTCGTTCATTCCGAATGCGCCGGGCGCCACAGCGTTCTCAAATACAGGTGCTGGCAGCAGCAACATGCCCTAA
- a CDS encoding O-antigen ligase family protein, with the protein MVGDIKSMINGAPDRYQGLPIYISYSAILVAAFTLAKSDFRSFSNRIGIALSWTCVPLCLYSIAQYYDLLGVIGLDTTSGIMPTVAGSTLGNKGYLAGLLSLLLPICLHFSDKKRGLLLSVLLCGAGMTVTSTRGAMLAALVGIFTLIIQKRRLLIIPFFVVVVGLLLPVLPFGSKNARVYSDGLSNSSGRSVLWWSAIYGIQQKPVFGWGPGHLIDIMAQRRDVEILQEMNIKTQGKVVERLPFEQGGALQWRFTSNGKSERVFQNINAVHNEYLEYALNFGIPTAISFVLLFLLGILRSWKKSPWAASALLAYMVYLLTWPESLRLAPIAWAILGIAYAVSSEHVVSSRIQISERS; encoded by the coding sequence GTGGTCGGCGACATAAAATCGATGATTAATGGCGCACCAGATAGATATCAAGGTTTACCTATTTATATATCTTATTCTGCAATTTTGGTAGCAGCATTTACACTTGCGAAGAGTGACTTCAGATCTTTTTCAAATAGAATTGGAATCGCACTCTCTTGGACATGTGTGCCGTTGTGTCTGTATTCGATAGCGCAGTACTATGATCTGCTTGGAGTGATAGGGTTAGACACTACGTCCGGTATCATGCCAACGGTTGCAGGTTCTACACTTGGCAACAAAGGCTATCTTGCTGGTCTCCTGAGTCTGCTGCTTCCGATATGTCTACACTTTTCTGATAAGAAAAGAGGCTTGCTGCTGTCAGTCTTGTTGTGCGGAGCGGGAATGACAGTTACATCTACAAGGGGCGCTATGCTGGCAGCTCTTGTGGGTATTTTTACCCTCATAATACAAAAGCGTAGACTGTTAATAATTCCGTTTTTTGTTGTGGTAGTCGGCTTGCTATTGCCGGTTCTGCCATTTGGATCTAAAAACGCGCGAGTTTATTCGGATGGCTTGAGCAACAGTAGTGGTCGCTCTGTACTTTGGTGGTCAGCAATCTACGGAATTCAACAAAAACCTGTTTTTGGTTGGGGTCCAGGCCACCTCATCGACATCATGGCGCAGCGTCGTGATGTTGAGATCTTACAAGAAATGAATATTAAAACTCAAGGTAAGGTTGTCGAGAGGTTGCCGTTTGAACAAGGTGGGGCTTTGCAATGGCGTTTTACCAGCAATGGGAAGAGCGAAAGAGTATTTCAGAATATCAATGCTGTTCATAATGAATATTTGGAGTACGCTCTAAATTTTGGTATTCCGACTGCAATATCCTTTGTTTTGCTGTTTTTACTGGGAATTTTGCGCTCTTGGAAGAAATCGCCCTGGGCTGCTTCGGCACTTCTTGCGTATATGGTTTATCTGCTGACCTGGCCTGAGAGTCTGCGACTAGCTCCTATCGCTTGGGCAATTCTTGGTATCGCGTATGCTGTTTCTTCAGAGCATGTTGTCTCCTCTAGAATCCAAATAAGCGAAAGATCTTAG